One region of Carassius carassius chromosome 41, fCarCar2.1, whole genome shotgun sequence genomic DNA includes:
- the LOC132123101 gene encoding E3 ubiquitin-protein ligase TRIM39-like: MEQEKVWNCEKVRVGETNAVETVGGARSRRSQTGLKRGRAMASLTSQKQTLSEEIQCSICLDLFTDPVSTPCGHNFCKSCLNQCWNNSQTYSCPFCKETLSKRPDLKINTALRQNKSEVLCDICDDIETKALKMCLVCQSSYCETHLEPHQRVAHLKKHKLINPAEDLEDYICQKHEKPLELFCRDDQTCVCLLCAVTNHRNHNTVAVEEESRARWTQLVDMQTDVQQMIQDRIKKIQDIKHSAELKKVTSEKEKADSTELITDLSRSIEICQYELLEMMEQKQKAAEKQAEELIKELEQEITELQRRDTELEQLSHTEDHLRFLQIYPSLIRPTYTNSWSEISISDTQLSVTTLRKALIQLQETLDEKLSKSVIKRMQQYAVDVTLDPDTAFPKLILSDDRKQVTSADFDIVLRDNPERFNFCSLVLAKEGFSSGRFYFEVQVKGKTDWDLGVARETINRKGMISECPENGYWAIVMRDGYQYRARESPSVPLSLKVKPQVVGVFVDYEEGLVSFYDVESRSHMYSFTGQSFTEKLYPLFSPDGKKEGKNLEPLIILRVS; encoded by the exons GTTTAAAGAGGGGAAGAGCAATGGCTTCATTAACTTCACAAAAACAAA CTCTGTCAGAAGAGATCCAGTGTTCGATCTGTCTGGATTTGTTCACTGATCCAGTCAGCACTCCATGTGGACACAACTTCTGTAAGAGCTGCCTGAACCAGTGCTGGAACAACAGTCAGACCTACAGCTGTCCATTCTGTAAAGAAACATTGAGTAAAAGACCCGACCTCAAGATCAACACAGCACTCAGACAGAATAAATCTGAGGTTCTGTGTGATATCTGTGATGATATTGAGACGAAAGCACTGAAGATGTGTCTGGTGTGTCAGAGCTCTTACTGTGAAACTCACCTGGAGCCTCATCAAAGAGTCGCACATTTAAAGAAACACAAACTGATCAATCCCGCGGAGGATCTTGAGGACTATATCTGTCAGAAACATGAGAAACCTCTGGAGCTGTTCTGTAGAGATGATCAGACATGTGTGTGCTTGCTTTGTGCTGTAACAAATCACAGGAATCACAACACTGTTGCTGTAGAGGAGGAGAGCAGAGCGAGATGG ACCCAGCTGGTGGACATGCAGACAGACGTGCAGCAGATGATCCAGGACAGAATTAAGAAAATTCAAGACATCAAACACTCAGCAGAACTAAAAAAAGTGA CGTCAGAAAAAGAGAAAGCGGACAGTACTGAGCTAATCACTGATCTGAGTCGCTCCATTGAGATATGTCAGTATGAGCTGCTGGAGATGATGGAGCAGAAGCAGAAAGCAGCAGAGAAGCAAGCTGAAGAGCTGATCAAAGAGCTGGAGCAGGAGATCACTGAGCTACAGAGGAGAGACACTGAGCTGGAGCAGCTCTCACACACTGAGGATCATCTGCGCTTCCTACAG ATTTACCCATCGCTGATCAGACCTACATACACCAACAGCTGGTCTGAGATCAGTATTAGTGACACTCAGCTGAGTGTGACGACTCTGAGGAAAGCTCTGATTCAGCTGCAGGAGACTCTAGACGAGAAACTCAGCAAGTCTG TAATAAAGAGGATGCAACAATATGCAG TGGATGTGACTCTGGATCCTGATACAGCTTTTCCAAAACTCATTCTATCTGATGATAGAAAACAAGTGACAAGTGCTGACTTTGATATTGTACTCAGAGATAACCCAGAACGGTTTAATTTTTGTTCCCTTGTCCTGGCAAAAGAGGGTTTCAGCTCAGGAAGATTTTATTTTGAAGTGCAGGTAAAGGGAAAGACTGACTGGGATTTAGGAGTGGCCAGAGAAACCATTAACAGGAAGGGAATGATCTCAGAGTGTCCTGAGAATGGATATTGGGCTATAGTTATGAGGGATGGGTATCAGTACCGAGCTCGTGAATCTCCCTCTGTCCCTCTGTCTCTAAAAGTGAAGCCTCAGGTCGTAGGTGTGTTTGTGGATTATGAGGAGGGTCTGGTCTCTTTTTATGATGTGGAGTCTAGATCTCATATGTATTCTTTCACTGGTCAGTCTTTCACTGAGAAACTCTACCCACTGTTTAGCCCGGATGGTAAAAAAGAAGGCAAAAATTTAGAACCACTGATTATTTTACGTGtcagttaa